One Granulicella sp. 5B5 DNA window includes the following coding sequences:
- a CDS encoding response regulator transcription factor encodes MEDILLIDDDVELCEMLTEYLGRYDLRVYAVHRGDAGLQTARSRSWPMILLDVMLPGMDGFEVLKQIRTFSRDSVLLLTARGEDVDRIVGLEMGADDYLAKPFNARELLARIRAVRRRSETGVATNESDTLVVEDLVLDPASRTVRRAGKQVELTDVEFALLKVLMHSPGRVVDRESLAQDVLERKFNPFDRSLDMHVSRLRKKLASDGGGEERVKTVRGTGYQLVLRRPLPSERG; translated from the coding sequence ATGGAAGACATTCTCCTGATCGACGACGATGTGGAACTGTGCGAGATGCTGACCGAGTATCTCGGGCGCTACGATCTGCGCGTTTACGCTGTCCACCGTGGAGACGCCGGGCTGCAGACCGCACGCAGCCGCAGTTGGCCCATGATTCTCCTGGACGTGATGCTGCCTGGAATGGACGGCTTCGAGGTCCTCAAGCAGATCCGCACTTTCTCTCGGGACAGTGTATTGTTGCTCACCGCCCGGGGAGAAGACGTTGACCGCATCGTTGGCCTGGAGATGGGAGCGGACGATTATCTCGCAAAGCCCTTCAACGCACGCGAACTGCTCGCGCGCATCCGTGCCGTCCGTCGGCGCAGCGAAACGGGAGTGGCAACAAACGAATCGGACACCCTTGTAGTCGAAGACCTGGTACTTGACCCTGCCTCACGAACCGTTAGGCGGGCTGGCAAGCAAGTCGAACTCACTGACGTCGAGTTTGCGCTGCTCAAAGTACTCATGCACTCTCCAGGCAGGGTGGTAGACCGCGAAAGCCTCGCGCAGGATGTGCTGGAGCGCAAATTCAATCCATTCGATAGAAGCCTCGACATGCACGTCAGCCGGCTCAGAAAGAAGTTGGCCAGCGACGGCGGCGGCGAAGAGCGTGTCAAAACGGTGCGCGGAACAGGCTATCAACTCGTCCTGCGTCGACCACTCCCAAGCGAACGAGGCTGA
- a CDS encoding LacI family DNA-binding transcriptional regulator, which yields MATKRSASLEKPIRPVSLKMLAEYLDLSAATVSFVLNDAPNRSIPETTRQRVREAAKRFGYQPSHIARSLQGRRSLTMGILLPELSDGYHSQVLSGAADILMKDGYFFLTAHHRHKADLVSEYPGLLVSRGVEGILFIDTHFEKAPPCSAVSIAAHTVVPGVANVALDHERAAELALGHLYQLGHRKIAFMRGQLFSSDARSRWRSTLRVARSLGLQVSPELTMHLDRHSHSPELGYSSVQQLLMRRRDFTAVLCFNDVAAIGVIRALHDAGLRVPIDVSVVGFDDIMSAEFYTPRLTTIRQPLQEMGMVAASLLLKKLSGGRVPELSKIEPELIVRESSARVRSSRK from the coding sequence ATGGCAACCAAACGCTCAGCTTCATTAGAGAAGCCCATACGGCCTGTCAGCTTGAAGATGCTCGCTGAGTATCTCGACTTGAGCGCTGCTACGGTGTCGTTCGTGTTGAATGACGCGCCGAACCGTTCGATACCTGAGACGACCAGGCAGCGCGTGCGCGAAGCGGCAAAGCGGTTTGGATATCAGCCGAGCCATATTGCCCGCTCGTTGCAAGGGCGACGGTCACTCACGATGGGGATTCTGTTGCCAGAACTTAGCGATGGTTATCACTCGCAGGTCCTGAGCGGTGCTGCGGATATCTTGATGAAGGATGGGTACTTTTTTCTTACCGCGCATCATCGCCATAAGGCCGACCTCGTTTCAGAGTACCCAGGATTGCTCGTCTCACGCGGCGTAGAAGGCATTTTGTTCATCGACACTCACTTCGAAAAAGCTCCCCCATGCTCTGCGGTATCCATTGCTGCACACACCGTCGTTCCTGGCGTTGCGAACGTGGCGCTGGACCATGAGCGGGCGGCGGAGTTGGCATTAGGTCATCTTTATCAATTGGGCCATCGGAAGATAGCCTTCATGCGCGGCCAGCTTTTCAGCTCCGATGCGCGCAGCCGTTGGCGCTCAACTCTTCGCGTCGCCAGATCGCTGGGGCTGCAGGTATCGCCGGAGCTCACGATGCATCTTGACCGTCACAGCCATTCGCCGGAGCTCGGATACAGCAGCGTACAACAGCTACTCATGCGCAGACGCGATTTTACGGCGGTGCTTTGCTTCAATGATGTGGCTGCGATCGGCGTGATCCGGGCGCTGCATGATGCAGGACTCCGTGTCCCTATCGATGTATCCGTTGTTGGCTTCGATGACATCATGTCAGCGGAGTTTTATACGCCGCGTCTGACAACAATTAGGCAGCCGTTACAGGAGATGGGCATGGTAGCCGCATCGTTGCTTCTTAAGAAGCTGTCGGGGGGCAGAGTGCCTGAGTTATCAAAGATTGAGCCTGAGCTTATCGTCCGTGAATCAAGCGCGCGAGTGAGGTCATCGCGCAAGTAG
- a CDS encoding sugar phosphate nucleotidyltransferase — translation MTWRHLRSLHRKVRTLSERGFRMQRPFTAVVLAGGSGTRFWPRSRRSRAKQVLQLDGERTMIQQTVARLEDMMPGHDVWVITNDFLYKTIEAQLPDVAKDHILREPEARNTAPACALAAFLLLKESPDSVIGIFPSDHTIGNVARFHMILRAGIKLAAAGPRMVVLGVPPSRPETGYGYIEMGEAAPPVTIGGEAIPVRRVKRFTEKPDEARAKSFVRSGRYAWNSGMFLWSARTLADAICEHSPKMAPLLQSIAAAWGTPQFESVFAELYPQCESISIDYAVLEPRSAKGEVESELYCLPADFAWNDLGSWAALHEFVSECKEVQNGNVVEAEHHVQINSSGCYVYSPNKTVALVGVKDLVVVETDDATLITTRDGSQDVGKVVAELKSAGKMHLI, via the coding sequence ATGACATGGCGGCACTTGCGAAGCCTACACCGCAAGGTACGAACATTGTCCGAAAGAGGATTTCGTATGCAAAGGCCTTTTACTGCTGTTGTTTTGGCTGGGGGGAGTGGGACGCGGTTCTGGCCCAGGAGTCGGCGCAGCCGGGCCAAGCAGGTACTGCAGTTGGACGGCGAACGGACGATGATTCAGCAAACCGTAGCGCGCCTCGAAGACATGATGCCAGGCCACGATGTCTGGGTCATCACCAACGATTTCCTTTACAAGACCATTGAAGCCCAACTGCCCGATGTGGCAAAAGACCACATCCTGCGTGAGCCCGAGGCAAGAAACACAGCGCCGGCATGCGCATTGGCGGCATTTCTTCTCCTCAAGGAGAGCCCGGACTCGGTCATCGGAATCTTTCCGTCAGACCACACCATCGGCAACGTGGCACGCTTTCATATGATTCTACGGGCCGGCATCAAGCTGGCTGCGGCCGGCCCTCGCATGGTTGTGCTCGGTGTTCCCCCTTCGCGCCCCGAAACAGGTTACGGCTACATCGAGATGGGTGAAGCCGCGCCCCCAGTGACAATTGGCGGCGAGGCTATCCCCGTTCGTCGCGTAAAGCGATTTACCGAGAAACCTGACGAAGCTCGAGCCAAGAGCTTTGTCCGCTCAGGCCGTTATGCCTGGAACAGCGGGATGTTTCTCTGGAGCGCCAGGACCCTAGCGGACGCCATCTGCGAACACTCGCCAAAGATGGCTCCGCTGCTGCAGAGCATCGCTGCCGCCTGGGGCACTCCTCAATTTGAATCGGTCTTCGCAGAGCTTTATCCCCAATGCGAGTCCATCTCAATTGATTACGCGGTCTTGGAGCCACGCTCTGCCAAGGGCGAAGTCGAGAGTGAGTTGTACTGCCTGCCTGCGGACTTCGCATGGAACGATCTCGGCTCATGGGCAGCTTTGCATGAGTTTGTGTCGGAGTGCAAGGAAGTACAGAACGGAAACGTGGTCGAGGCGGAGCACCATGTGCAAATCAACTCCTCAGGCTGCTACGTCTACTCCCCGAATAAGACCGTCGCGCTGGTCGGCGTAAAGGATCTCGTTGTGGTTGAGACAGACGATGCCACTCTTATTACTACGCGCGATGGATCGCAGGATGTCGGCAAGGTCGTTGCAGAATTGAAGAGTGCAGGCAAGATGCACCTGATCTAA
- a CDS encoding sigma-70 family RNA polymerase sigma factor — protein sequence MSDLASAIGVRAGEQDLVAELQAGSEAAFALLIAQYSHPVYSLMARSLRDPVDAADVTQEVFVKVFRNISGFHGDSSLRTWIYRIALHEASNQRRWWSRHKRQELTIDAPLENEEGETFCLADALASTQASPFDCAANMELEKRITLALQVLPEAFREVVVLREMEGFGYEEIAEILGVNLGTVKSRLTRGRAALREALVQDGRNESTVTGATTTAPNEPTSAVKAQVVKA from the coding sequence ATGAGCGATCTCGCAAGTGCAATTGGAGTCAGGGCGGGGGAACAAGACCTCGTTGCGGAGCTGCAGGCCGGCTCTGAGGCTGCCTTTGCGCTGCTTATTGCTCAGTACAGCCACCCGGTCTACTCGCTGATGGCGCGCAGTCTGCGCGACCCGGTCGATGCTGCCGATGTGACGCAAGAGGTGTTCGTCAAGGTATTCCGGAACATATCTGGCTTTCATGGCGACTCTAGCCTGCGGACGTGGATCTACCGCATTGCGCTGCACGAGGCCAGCAATCAGCGGCGCTGGTGGAGCCGGCATAAGAGGCAGGAGCTCACCATCGATGCTCCGTTGGAGAATGAAGAAGGTGAGACCTTCTGCCTGGCGGACGCTCTTGCAAGTACCCAGGCTTCACCGTTCGATTGTGCCGCGAACATGGAGCTAGAGAAACGGATCACCTTGGCCCTGCAGGTGCTGCCCGAAGCCTTCCGTGAGGTGGTGGTTCTTCGCGAGATGGAAGGGTTTGGCTATGAGGAGATCGCCGAGATATTGGGTGTCAACCTCGGTACGGTGAAAAGCAGGTTGACCCGCGGGCGGGCTGCGTTGCGGGAGGCCCTTGTGCAGGACGGGAGGAACGAAAGTACGGTGACCGGTGCGACTACGACCGCACCCAACGAGCCGACGTCGGCGGTGAAAGCGCAGGTGGTGAAAGCATGA
- a CDS encoding ATP-binding protein, with the protein MRGLFFKIFAIFWLAQSLIFVISTTFIVRQRFPSPNIVSDALDSNLQHDGNVGLLAYEQGGCASFAENGNRHEPSGAMLLQPTGNVVCRTSNALSLPGLLAHFPNRVEGRRVGASYVWLVPVLARNDSHYEYVWFQPPPSSKRRERHWSLLHYAFPQLPVAIAIGGLTTFVLVLLFSRPLVRLRRAARELAQGNLSARVEEPPSSALRSHSDEFQGLVHDFNHMAERLESLVGAQRLLLRDVSHELRSPLSRLSVALELAREDAGPELGEHLTRIEREGEKLNQLIGQLLTLSSMEARDGVSAFRSLSLNNLCKQLLPDAEYEAQRRPCQVRLVQNAECTIMGDWDLLYRAIENVVRNAIRYTAPNTEVTIQLRATAAEEGHSAVIEVTDCGPGIPDAELEHIFRPFYRVDEARSSATGGFGVGLAITERAVRLHGGTLRAVNRTEGGTSIEFLFPLKVEN; encoded by the coding sequence ATGCGCGGATTGTTCTTCAAAATTTTTGCGATCTTCTGGCTGGCCCAAAGCCTCATCTTCGTGATCTCCACGACATTCATTGTGAGGCAACGCTTCCCAAGTCCCAACATCGTCTCGGACGCACTCGACAGCAACCTGCAGCACGACGGAAACGTGGGACTTCTCGCATATGAGCAAGGTGGCTGCGCCAGCTTTGCAGAGAACGGCAACCGACATGAACCCTCAGGAGCGATGCTCCTACAACCAACCGGAAACGTTGTCTGTCGCACGTCGAATGCCCTCTCACTGCCTGGCTTGCTTGCTCACTTTCCCAATCGCGTTGAGGGTAGGAGGGTCGGCGCCTCTTACGTCTGGCTGGTTCCTGTACTAGCCCGTAACGACAGCCACTACGAGTACGTTTGGTTTCAACCCCCTCCTTCTTCGAAACGACGGGAGCGACATTGGAGCCTCCTTCACTACGCATTCCCTCAGCTGCCGGTTGCTATCGCGATAGGCGGGTTGACGACGTTCGTGTTGGTGCTGCTCTTTAGCCGTCCACTCGTCCGTTTACGACGAGCCGCTCGCGAACTTGCACAGGGCAACCTTTCTGCACGTGTCGAGGAGCCACCGTCGAGTGCCCTGCGGTCTCACTCCGACGAGTTCCAGGGGCTTGTCCACGACTTCAACCACATGGCCGAACGGCTGGAATCGCTTGTTGGCGCGCAGAGGCTTCTGCTACGAGACGTGTCTCACGAGCTTCGTTCACCGCTTTCGCGACTGAGCGTTGCCCTGGAGTTGGCTCGTGAGGATGCGGGCCCGGAGTTGGGAGAGCATCTGACGCGCATTGAGCGCGAAGGAGAGAAGCTCAATCAACTCATCGGTCAGCTTCTCACGCTCTCGTCCATGGAAGCTCGTGATGGAGTCTCCGCCTTTAGATCCCTTTCACTCAACAACCTCTGCAAGCAACTACTTCCTGACGCAGAGTACGAGGCGCAGCGACGTCCTTGCCAGGTACGCCTCGTGCAGAATGCTGAATGCACCATCATGGGCGACTGGGATCTTCTTTATAGAGCGATTGAAAACGTTGTGAGAAATGCGATTCGATACACTGCACCGAATACCGAGGTTACGATTCAACTACGCGCAACGGCTGCAGAGGAGGGACACAGTGCCGTGATCGAAGTCACCGACTGCGGCCCCGGCATTCCGGATGCGGAACTGGAACACATCTTTCGACCTTTCTACCGTGTCGATGAGGCGCGAAGCTCCGCCACAGGCGGCTTTGGTGTCGGACTTGCCATCACCGAGCGTGCAGTGCGACTACATGGCGGTACGCTGCGTGCAGTCAACCGTACTGAAGGCGGGACTTCTATCGAGTTCCTCTTTCCCCTCAAAGTTGAAAACTGA
- a CDS encoding zf-HC2 domain-containing protein, with amino-acid sequence MSCEEKFEMLPHLIHDEECAWARESFSSYLDGDMSGVDMAALSDHLELCGDCAMEFAAWRDVQSALAQVGSAHAPMRLQAQLRAAIAAEFARGAHLPWTGRLRMAWDRTLGPLAVRVSGGLALAMLLVVGLGWMFAVPIAVQADDDGLADLRAPRYLYSQVPPQPIATDHDVPLVVEAKVDAAGRVYDYTVLAGPGDDQRVKLQLEQNLLASVFRPATVFGVPVPGHVVLTYAGVSVHG; translated from the coding sequence ATGAGCTGCGAAGAGAAGTTCGAGATGTTGCCGCACCTTATCCACGATGAGGAGTGCGCGTGGGCGCGCGAGTCGTTTTCGTCCTATCTGGATGGCGATATGAGCGGTGTGGATATGGCTGCGCTCTCGGACCATCTGGAGCTGTGTGGAGATTGCGCGATGGAGTTTGCTGCCTGGCGTGATGTGCAGAGTGCACTTGCGCAGGTTGGTTCGGCGCATGCGCCGATGCGCCTGCAGGCACAGTTGCGTGCTGCGATTGCAGCAGAATTTGCGCGGGGCGCGCATCTACCTTGGACAGGGCGGTTGCGGATGGCGTGGGATCGTACCTTGGGGCCGCTGGCTGTGCGTGTGAGCGGTGGGCTGGCGCTGGCGATGTTGCTGGTTGTCGGCCTGGGGTGGATGTTTGCGGTGCCGATCGCAGTGCAGGCCGATGATGATGGCCTGGCCGACCTTCGCGCGCCGCGATACCTCTACTCGCAGGTGCCTCCTCAGCCGATCGCGACGGACCATGACGTTCCTCTTGTTGTAGAGGCGAAGGTAGATGCGGCAGGCCGTGTGTATGACTACACGGTGCTTGCGGGCCCCGGCGATGACCAGAGGGTGAAGCTGCAACTCGAGCAGAACCTGCTGGCGAGCGTGTTCCGCCCAGCGACGGTCTTCGGCGTGCCCGTTCCGGGGCATGTCGTGCTGACCTATGCCGGCGTCTCGGTGCACGGATAA
- a CDS encoding alpha-L-fucosidase produces MTASNQKLTRRKMLLGGASSTLATLSGHSFGAQTAAPSAAPENRNSGPVAPTPDQVRRMKWWHEAKFGMFIHFGLYSQHARHEWAMEDEAIPTAEYVPLAKVFDPAPHSARAWAKLAKAAGMKYMVMTTKHHEGFCNFDTKLTNYCATKQGPGRDLVREYVDAAREEGLRVGFYYSLMDWHHPDGAKCATDEDARKRFVEYTHGLIRELMSNYGKVDVLWYDVAWPLDAEGWESERMNKMVFELQPDIIVNNRNHLTGDFSTPEQKIVAETNGRAWESCMTLNDSWGFQRADDNWKSSKTVIRNLITCAHDGGNYLLNIGPQPDGAVPQESIRVLSEVGEWMATNGDAIYKADLCQPRRSNYASFTRTGNTLYMHVHFWPGSDVAISGLMVKVKSARLLKTNQEVKFTQDPYRVHLVGLPVDAPDTPVTTIALECDGEPTQNTDFVRNSKPRGGVNI; encoded by the coding sequence ATGACAGCAAGCAATCAGAAGCTGACTCGTCGCAAGATGCTCCTTGGGGGAGCGTCATCTACCCTGGCAACATTATCAGGCCACTCTTTCGGGGCGCAAACGGCCGCTCCTTCGGCCGCTCCGGAGAACCGGAACTCCGGGCCGGTTGCGCCTACGCCGGATCAAGTGCGCCGAATGAAATGGTGGCATGAGGCGAAGTTCGGAATGTTCATCCATTTCGGACTCTATAGCCAACATGCACGCCATGAATGGGCGATGGAGGACGAAGCAATTCCTACGGCAGAGTATGTACCGCTAGCGAAAGTCTTCGATCCGGCACCGCACTCGGCTAGAGCATGGGCCAAACTGGCCAAGGCTGCGGGGATGAAGTACATGGTGATGACGACGAAGCATCATGAGGGCTTTTGCAACTTCGATACGAAGCTTACGAACTACTGCGCAACCAAGCAGGGACCAGGCCGAGACCTCGTACGCGAATATGTAGACGCGGCGCGGGAAGAAGGACTGCGTGTGGGCTTCTATTACTCCTTGATGGATTGGCATCATCCGGATGGGGCCAAGTGCGCAACGGATGAAGATGCACGGAAACGGTTCGTGGAATACACGCATGGCTTGATTCGGGAGTTGATGAGCAACTATGGGAAAGTAGATGTGCTTTGGTATGACGTGGCGTGGCCACTCGATGCAGAGGGTTGGGAATCAGAGCGCATGAACAAGATGGTCTTTGAGCTTCAACCGGACATCATTGTGAACAATCGGAACCATCTGACCGGTGATTTCTCTACGCCAGAGCAAAAGATTGTAGCGGAGACCAACGGGCGCGCTTGGGAAAGCTGCATGACGCTCAATGACAGTTGGGGTTTTCAGCGGGCTGACGACAATTGGAAGAGCTCGAAGACGGTCATTCGTAATCTCATCACCTGTGCACATGATGGTGGAAACTACCTGCTGAATATTGGTCCGCAGCCTGATGGGGCGGTGCCTCAGGAGTCGATTCGTGTGCTTTCAGAGGTTGGCGAGTGGATGGCCACCAATGGGGACGCGATCTATAAAGCCGACCTTTGCCAACCGCGGCGTTCCAATTATGCGTCCTTTACCCGCACGGGCAATACGCTGTATATGCATGTGCACTTCTGGCCGGGCTCGGACGTGGCGATCTCGGGCCTGATGGTGAAGGTAAAGTCCGCCCGCCTATTGAAGACCAATCAAGAGGTGAAGTTCACGCAGGATCCATACCGAGTTCATCTGGTTGGGTTGCCTGTAGACGCGCCCGATACGCCGGTGACAACAATTGCATTGGAGTGCGATGGCGAGCCAACTCAGAATACGGATTTTGTCCGTAATAGCAAGCCGCGTGGCGGAGTGAACATCTGA
- a CDS encoding phosphoglucomutase/phosphomannomutase family protein, producing the protein MSEAISMVKFGTDGWRGIIADDFTYANVRVAARAIAHYVLEHENPKAGVCIGYDTRFGSRSFAKIVAEVMASAGIPVALASKVTPTPELSFAVRGRKAAGGVMITSSHNPAEWNGVKYKASYGGSGKPSIIASIETYLGKELPQAAHPAAIEEVDFSPEYIHALEAFVDLRIIKASGYRFLIDTMYGAGSGYIAGIFERAGVPYATMRSEYNPAFPGINPEPIMPHIAATREVVVKEKCAAGLITDGDADRIGAVDEHGNVVDAHKIFAVILQWLLTRKDWPGDVTRAFNTTKMLDRIAAKYGRKLHEHGIGFKYVCDLMLEQNILIGGEESGGVGISKHLPERDGLLNSLLLANVMADEHKTLGELVAALQAEYGEHQYGRIDMHINDALKESAIRRAKAGLKDIAGLKVLKIETLDGIKFFLENPTCSGKPNAAETWLLLRASGTEPLLRVYCESCSQESVQQVLSAAQAFVMAGETS; encoded by the coding sequence ATGAGTGAAGCAATTTCGATGGTCAAGTTTGGCACAGACGGTTGGCGTGGGATTATCGCTGACGACTTTACCTATGCCAATGTCCGCGTCGCCGCGCGAGCGATCGCTCATTACGTGCTTGAGCACGAGAACCCTAAAGCCGGCGTCTGCATCGGCTATGACACTCGTTTCGGCTCGCGGTCATTCGCAAAAATCGTTGCTGAGGTGATGGCATCAGCGGGCATCCCCGTCGCCCTCGCAAGCAAAGTAACGCCTACGCCGGAGTTGAGCTTCGCAGTTCGCGGGCGCAAGGCGGCCGGTGGCGTCATGATCACATCGAGCCACAACCCCGCTGAGTGGAACGGAGTAAAGTACAAGGCAAGCTACGGTGGCTCGGGTAAGCCTTCAATTATCGCGTCGATTGAAACATACCTCGGCAAGGAACTGCCTCAGGCTGCTCACCCGGCAGCGATCGAAGAAGTCGACTTCTCCCCCGAATACATCCACGCCCTCGAAGCGTTCGTTGACCTGAGGATCATCAAAGCCTCCGGATATCGCTTCCTTATCGATACGATGTATGGCGCGGGAAGTGGCTACATCGCAGGTATCTTTGAGCGTGCCGGAGTCCCTTACGCGACCATGCGGAGTGAATACAACCCGGCCTTCCCCGGCATCAACCCTGAGCCGATCATGCCTCACATTGCCGCCACACGCGAAGTAGTTGTAAAGGAAAAGTGTGCGGCAGGGCTGATCACAGACGGCGACGCAGACCGCATCGGCGCTGTCGATGAGCACGGAAACGTTGTAGATGCTCATAAGATTTTCGCGGTGATCCTGCAGTGGTTATTGACTCGCAAGGATTGGCCTGGCGACGTGACGCGCGCTTTCAATACCACTAAAATGCTTGACCGTATCGCTGCGAAGTACGGAAGAAAGCTGCATGAGCATGGCATCGGCTTCAAATATGTCTGTGATCTCATGCTGGAGCAGAACATTCTCATCGGCGGCGAAGAGTCAGGCGGAGTAGGTATCAGCAAGCATCTGCCTGAGCGTGATGGCCTGTTGAATAGTCTTCTGCTGGCAAACGTCATGGCCGATGAGCATAAGACCCTCGGTGAGCTTGTAGCGGCCCTTCAGGCAGAGTACGGCGAGCACCAATATGGCCGTATCGACATGCACATCAACGACGCGCTAAAGGAGTCCGCGATCCGGCGAGCAAAAGCGGGACTGAAGGACATCGCAGGATTGAAGGTGCTCAAGATCGAGACTTTGGATGGCATCAAGTTCTTCCTCGAAAATCCCACCTGCTCAGGAAAACCGAACGCAGCAGAGACATGGCTATTGCTCCGGGCTAGCGGCACAGAGCCTTTACTACGCGTCTACTGTGAGAGTTGCAGTCAGGAGAGCGTGCAGCAGGTACTGAGCGCAGCACAAGCATTCGTAATGGCTGGGGAAACAAGCTAA